One segment of Colias croceus chromosome 15, ilColCroc2.1 DNA contains the following:
- the LOC123698165 gene encoding uncharacterized protein LOC123698165 — protein MFRSDDRDFEWTNNQVIALVNEYKNRPLLWDQNHDLFRAQTAKYEAWTEIAQLYDMEVTDLRKKFNSILASHRREKARVRFGTRSSWFLYDHLSFLPSHVDNPKDSVTKVVVKPSEELMEEEDQDSDLDNDLDVSHQEIIIKNEPEVTTPPKMVTLYKRRPRIVKHIAKPRNDTPISEAMKIIKTSTVSKRKDECDSFGDYIAVSLRKHDERTRSMIKQAINNILFEQEMKKYSSPHFTMVDVEENPLTLGDGDDDCDK, from the exons ATGTTCAGGTCAGACGACCGCGACTTCGAGTGGACGAACAACCAAGTGATCGCGCTAGTTAATGAATACAAAAACAGGCCGTTGCTATGGGACCAGAACCATGACTTGTTTAGAGCACAGACCGCTAAATATGAAGCGTGGACGGAAATCGCTCAGCTGTATGACATGGAAGTCACAGATCTGCGCAAGAAATTCAACTCGATATTGGCTTCGCATCGCCGGGAAAAAGCCAGAGTTCGGTTCGGGACGCGCTCCAGTTGGTTCTTGTATGATCATCTCAGCTTCTTGCCGAGCCACGTTGATAACCCAAAAGACTCTGTGACGAAAGTGGTCGTG AAACCGTCTGAAGAACTAATGGAAGAAGAAGACCAGGACAGTGATTTAGACAATGACCTCGACGTGTCCCATCAAGAGATCATCATCAAAAACGAGCCAGAGGTCACGACTCCACCCAAAATGGTCACCTTGTACAAAAGACGACCCCGCATCGTCAAGCACATCGCCAAACCAAGGAACGATACACCAATATCTGAAGCTATGAAAATCATCAAAACTTCTACTGTATCAAAAAGGAAAGACGAATGTGATAGCTTCGGAGACTATATAGCAGTGTCTTTAAGAAAACATGATGAACGGACTCGGTCGATGATCAAACAGgctattaataatatactatttgAACAGGAGATGAAGAAGTATAGTTCCCCACATTTCACCATGGTTGATGTGGAAGAGAATCCGCTCACTCTTGGTGATGGAGACGATGATTGTGATAAGTGA